In the genome of Mucisphaera calidilacus, one region contains:
- a CDS encoding D-2-hydroxyacid dehydrogenase → MVDLGEVHGTAALAEAEVVIGTLPKEAIGDAPKLRWLQMGSAGVNSWIPHVPEGVILTSAVGVYDEAMADHVFGLLLGLTRRIGEAQDRQREGRWRGAEGCLELAGMTMGIMGYGSIGRSVARRARAFGMRVVGLRRRPEPDALAEAVYGMEELDAFLARSEVLVVILPGTDHTRGKLDERALGLLPESALIVNVGRGSTIRTDALVAMLASGRVGGAGLDVTDPEPLPEGHALWTTPNTLITAHYGGQSQSYPERFGELVAHNLDCFLSGRVEAMRNRVDRVWGY, encoded by the coding sequence ATGGTCGATCTGGGTGAGGTTCATGGGACCGCGGCGTTGGCGGAAGCGGAGGTGGTGATCGGCACACTGCCGAAGGAGGCGATCGGTGATGCGCCGAAGCTGCGGTGGCTGCAGATGGGGTCGGCGGGCGTGAACTCGTGGATCCCGCACGTACCGGAGGGTGTGATTCTCACGTCGGCGGTCGGTGTGTATGACGAGGCGATGGCGGATCACGTGTTCGGGTTGCTGCTGGGGCTGACGCGTCGGATCGGTGAGGCGCAGGACCGTCAGCGTGAGGGGCGGTGGCGAGGTGCCGAGGGCTGCCTGGAGTTGGCGGGGATGACGATGGGGATCATGGGGTATGGCAGCATCGGTCGGTCCGTGGCTCGGCGGGCACGGGCTTTCGGGATGCGTGTGGTGGGTCTTCGCCGTCGTCCCGAACCGGACGCGTTGGCGGAGGCGGTGTACGGGATGGAGGAACTCGATGCCTTTCTGGCGCGGAGCGAAGTGCTGGTGGTGATCCTGCCGGGAACGGATCACACGCGTGGGAAGCTGGATGAGCGTGCGCTGGGTTTATTACCCGAGAGCGCGCTCATCGTGAACGTGGGGCGTGGCTCGACGATCCGGACCGATGCACTGGTGGCCATGCTCGCTTCGGGTCGTGTCGGGGGCGCGGGCCTGGACGTGACGGATCCGGAGCCGCTGCCTGAGGGACACGCTTTGTGGACGACGCCGAACACGCTGATCACCGCACATTACGGAGGGCAGTCGCAGTCATATCCGGAGCGGTTCGGTGAGCTGGTGGCGCACAACCTGGACTGCTTTCTGAGCGGTCGTGTCGAGGCGATGCGGAATCGTGTGGACCGTGTCTGGGGGTATTGA
- the polA gene encoding DNA polymerase I codes for MTKPTESPETIYLIDGHAQIFRAFFAIRTGMTSPVTGEPTNATFGFVGMLMKLLTQCRPTHVVMAVDTKGATFRNELFPDYKGNRDAPPEELPPQIPRIIELTKLFGIPVLGHEGAEADDVMATLTRRVLGSEAFTGARVKLVSKDKDLEQLLNDRVSMYDIHTDTEIDINYLMEKKGIRPDQAVDLQVLTGDSVDNIPGVTGVGTKTAAKLLDQFGTVEGLLERLDEVKGKRKENIEKAKAFFPIARKLVTLDQHVNLDFELEATRLGAMDSETLLTRFKELGFNRHAQDLRRLLGDRGEEEAEAPAQRRVVDDAAGTLFGGSMEERPVAEAYSSADSDAYELVTTDAALESLGERLRGLAGTDRVLAVDTETTGLGWKAEMCGVCLSWEAGSGVYVPVLGPEGETILPAERVRAVLGPVMADATIRKVGHHFKFDLHVLHRAGYVVEGVVFDTMIGAALTGAPGLKLDDLALAMLEHRMIPIEQLIGTKPRRKSDPAQKTMDQVSLAVAATYSAEDADITLRLYEKLRPMVDERGMAGLLDEVETPLIAVLADMEEAGIRVDAGELDRQRERLEARIIELRDLTLERAEQAGATVPFNLDSPKQLADVLFNQLKLPVIKRTKTGPSTDAEVLERLSEREDLEGPAADVPKLLTEYRMLTKLVGTYLTSLKEAIDEETGRVHATFNQTGAATGRLSSSDPNLQNIPIRTEVGREVRRAFVAEPGKVLLVADYSQIELRVLAHLSEDPALIEAFVGGEDIHRAVAAEVFGVAPEDVTSEQRGHAKTINFGIIYGITAFGLARRIGDLDRTAAAALIEAYKSRFTGINTFLDTCVEQAKSSGYVATILGRRRAIPQIESKQPNVRSLGERLAINSVVQGSAADLIKVAMVRLHAELTSVAGARLLLQIHDELVVEADEAVADEVAGLMKATMEGAMELRVPLEVDLGRGLSWHEAK; via the coding sequence ATGACGAAACCGACCGAGTCGCCTGAGACGATTTATCTCATTGATGGTCACGCGCAGATTTTTCGCGCGTTTTTCGCAATCCGGACGGGGATGACGTCACCTGTGACGGGTGAACCGACGAACGCGACGTTCGGTTTCGTGGGGATGCTGATGAAGCTGCTGACCCAGTGCAGGCCGACGCACGTGGTGATGGCGGTGGACACGAAGGGTGCGACGTTCCGAAACGAGTTGTTCCCGGATTACAAGGGGAATCGTGATGCGCCGCCCGAGGAGTTGCCGCCTCAGATCCCGCGGATCATCGAGTTGACAAAGCTGTTCGGGATCCCGGTGCTGGGTCATGAGGGAGCGGAGGCGGATGACGTGATGGCGACGCTGACACGTCGTGTGCTGGGGAGCGAGGCATTTACGGGGGCGCGCGTGAAGCTGGTGTCGAAGGACAAGGACCTTGAGCAGCTACTCAACGATCGGGTGTCGATGTACGACATCCACACGGACACGGAGATCGACATCAACTACCTGATGGAGAAGAAGGGGATCCGTCCGGATCAGGCGGTTGATCTGCAGGTGCTGACGGGCGACTCGGTGGACAACATCCCGGGGGTGACGGGCGTGGGGACGAAGACGGCGGCGAAGCTGCTGGACCAGTTCGGGACGGTGGAGGGTCTGCTGGAGCGGCTGGACGAGGTGAAGGGCAAGCGGAAGGAGAACATCGAGAAGGCGAAGGCGTTCTTCCCGATCGCGCGGAAGCTGGTGACGCTTGACCAGCACGTGAACCTGGATTTTGAACTGGAGGCGACGCGGCTGGGTGCGATGGACAGCGAAACACTGCTGACGCGTTTCAAGGAACTCGGCTTCAATCGTCATGCGCAGGATCTGCGTAGGCTGCTGGGGGATCGGGGTGAGGAGGAAGCGGAGGCCCCGGCGCAGCGTCGAGTTGTGGATGATGCTGCTGGGACACTTTTCGGCGGGTCGATGGAGGAGCGACCTGTGGCGGAGGCTTATTCGTCGGCGGACTCGGATGCCTATGAGCTGGTGACGACCGATGCGGCGCTGGAGTCGCTGGGCGAGAGGCTACGCGGGCTGGCGGGGACGGATCGTGTACTGGCGGTGGACACGGAGACGACGGGTCTGGGGTGGAAGGCGGAGATGTGCGGGGTGTGTCTGAGCTGGGAGGCGGGCAGCGGGGTTTATGTGCCGGTGCTGGGTCCGGAGGGGGAGACGATACTGCCGGCGGAGCGCGTGCGTGCGGTGCTGGGTCCGGTGATGGCGGACGCGACGATCCGGAAGGTGGGGCATCACTTCAAGTTTGACCTGCACGTGCTGCACCGCGCGGGGTATGTGGTCGAGGGTGTGGTGTTTGACACGATGATCGGGGCTGCGTTGACGGGAGCGCCGGGCCTGAAGCTGGATGATCTGGCGCTGGCGATGCTGGAGCACCGGATGATCCCGATCGAACAGTTGATCGGCACGAAGCCCAGACGCAAGTCGGACCCTGCGCAGAAGACGATGGATCAGGTGTCGCTGGCCGTGGCGGCGACGTACTCGGCGGAGGACGCGGACATCACGCTGCGTTTGTACGAGAAGCTGCGTCCGATGGTGGACGAGCGCGGGATGGCGGGCCTGTTGGATGAGGTGGAGACGCCTCTGATCGCGGTGCTTGCGGACATGGAGGAGGCGGGTATCCGTGTGGACGCGGGCGAGTTGGATCGCCAGCGTGAGCGGCTGGAGGCCCGGATTATTGAGCTGCGTGACCTGACGCTGGAGCGAGCGGAGCAGGCGGGCGCGACGGTGCCGTTCAATCTTGATTCGCCGAAGCAGCTGGCAGACGTGTTGTTCAACCAGTTGAAGCTGCCTGTGATCAAGCGGACGAAGACGGGCCCATCGACGGATGCGGAGGTGCTGGAGCGGCTGTCGGAGCGTGAGGACCTGGAGGGTCCGGCGGCGGACGTGCCGAAGCTGCTGACCGAATACCGGATGCTGACGAAGCTGGTGGGGACGTACCTGACGTCGCTGAAGGAGGCGATTGATGAGGAGACGGGCCGGGTGCACGCGACATTCAACCAGACGGGTGCGGCGACGGGCCGGTTGTCGTCGAGCGATCCGAACCTGCAGAACATCCCGATCCGGACGGAGGTGGGTCGCGAGGTTCGGCGTGCGTTCGTGGCCGAGCCGGGGAAGGTGCTGCTGGTGGCGGACTACTCACAGATCGAGTTGCGTGTGCTGGCGCATCTGTCGGAGGACCCGGCGCTGATCGAGGCGTTTGTGGGCGGGGAGGACATTCACCGTGCGGTGGCGGCGGAGGTGTTCGGGGTTGCGCCGGAGGATGTGACGTCTGAGCAACGGGGTCACGCGAAGACGATCAACTTCGGGATCATCTACGGGATCACGGCGTTCGGGCTCGCGCGGCGGATCGGTGATCTGGACCGGACGGCGGCGGCGGCGCTGATCGAGGCGTACAAGTCGCGTTTCACGGGCATCAACACGTTCCTCGATACGTGCGTGGAGCAGGCGAAGTCGTCGGGTTACGTGGCGACGATTCTGGGGCGTCGGCGCGCGATCCCCCAGATCGAGTCGAAGCAGCCGAACGTGCGGTCGTTGGGGGAACGTCTGGCGATCAACAGCGTGGTGCAGGGATCGGCGGCTGACCTGATCAAGGTGGCGATGGTGCGGCTGCACGCGGAGTTGACGAGTGTGGCGGGTGCGCGGCTGCTGCTGCAGATTCACGACGAGCTGGTCGTGGAGGCAGATGAGGCAGTGGCGGACGAAGTGGCGGGTTTGATGAAGGCGACGATGGAGGGTGCGATGGAGCTTCGCGTTCCGCTGGAGGTGGACCTTGGGCGTGGGCTGAGCTGGCACGAGGCCAAGTGA
- a CDS encoding phosphoribosylformylglycinamidine synthase subunit PurS: MAVHRIEVWDRFASGGAGAGGDLGVLTEALAGLGRPVSGASGSLVYLVEAEVDAGVARGVAEGLLADPVDQEAVLGARSAEAGTVCLEVHDLPGVMDPAAETARSAIAERLGVGIEGVRVRTGRRVDLRFTGEMPEDQVLIRAAERSIANPVVERVRLGHEHPETLALGRPYAFELRRIPLSGLDDAALKVLSREQHLFLSVAEMRTIQTHFAELGREPTDIELETLAQTWSEHCVHKTLKSAVRYTGFGREWLASLPGAEADGDAVLIPNLLKHSVAAATFELMEETELGDWCVSVFHDNSGVVRFDDEDGVCIKVETHNHPSALEPYGGAATGIGGCIRDIIGTGLAARPVANTDVFCVARPEVAGADLPAGVIHPKQILRRVVEGVRDYGNRMGIPTVNGAVAFDPDYVGNPLVFAGCVGLIPLDRVEGEPGRGDRIIAVGGATGRDGIHGATFSSAELTDAHAEEFSHAVQIGNPITQKKLLDAIMAARDWVDPATGSRRCLYSAITDCGAGGFSSAIGEMGEKIGASVELDRAPLKYDGLSYTEIWISEAQERMVLAVPAADVEAFGALCDAEGAAWCDLGEFGVGEVDSPELVLNYGGVEVGRMSMDFLHDGVPKTERAAHGEAKPERAVSDAALPIDRAADLMRLLLGHPTIASKHWIIRQYDHEVQGGSVVKPLTGVAADGPSDAAVIRPKLGSRKAVALGGGLAPQLSEKSVERGTSTDGDAYHAVLAAIDEAVRNVVCVGADPGRVAILDNFCWPSCDDPSSMASLARAAAACYHGAKAYGTPFVSGKDSLHNQFTTEDGRLITIPSTMLITAMGMVTDAGRCVTSDAKSAGSVLVLVGPVGDALGGSHLAEVAGLCGSVPKVDLAVGPRTARAVAGALAGGKVLSAHDVSDGGLAVSSFEMAMGGRLGVKLDLSSLAGVRWEAALFGEGPSRYVLEVDESEVEGVLAALTEAGAEARRVGVVTEEKVFEVEGVMSASMAELRGVWLGVLDW; encoded by the coding sequence ATGGCAGTACATCGGATTGAGGTGTGGGACCGTTTTGCGTCGGGTGGTGCGGGTGCCGGCGGCGACCTGGGGGTATTGACAGAGGCGTTGGCGGGTCTGGGGCGTCCGGTGTCGGGTGCGTCGGGTTCGCTGGTGTACCTGGTGGAAGCCGAGGTGGACGCGGGGGTTGCGCGTGGTGTGGCGGAGGGTTTGCTGGCGGACCCGGTGGATCAGGAGGCAGTGCTGGGTGCGCGGTCGGCGGAGGCGGGCACGGTGTGTCTGGAGGTGCATGATCTGCCCGGGGTGATGGACCCGGCGGCGGAGACGGCGCGTTCGGCGATCGCGGAGCGATTGGGTGTGGGCATTGAGGGTGTGCGGGTGCGGACGGGACGGCGCGTGGACCTGCGGTTTACGGGGGAGATGCCAGAAGATCAGGTACTGATACGTGCTGCGGAGCGTTCGATCGCGAACCCTGTGGTGGAGCGTGTGCGGCTGGGTCATGAGCACCCGGAGACGCTGGCGCTGGGTCGGCCTTACGCGTTTGAGCTTCGGCGGATCCCGCTGTCGGGTCTGGACGATGCTGCCTTGAAGGTGTTGTCTCGGGAGCAGCATCTGTTCTTGAGTGTGGCGGAGATGCGTACGATTCAGACGCATTTCGCGGAGCTGGGGCGCGAGCCGACGGATATCGAACTGGAGACGCTGGCGCAGACGTGGTCGGAGCACTGCGTGCACAAGACGCTCAAGAGCGCGGTGCGTTACACGGGTTTCGGGCGTGAGTGGCTGGCGTCGCTGCCGGGCGCGGAGGCGGACGGCGACGCGGTGTTGATCCCGAATCTATTGAAGCATTCGGTGGCGGCGGCGACGTTCGAGCTGATGGAAGAGACGGAGTTGGGCGACTGGTGCGTGAGTGTGTTCCACGACAACTCGGGCGTGGTGCGATTTGATGATGAGGACGGGGTGTGCATCAAGGTGGAGACGCACAATCATCCTTCGGCGCTGGAGCCCTATGGCGGCGCGGCGACGGGGATTGGCGGGTGCATACGCGACATCATCGGGACGGGGCTGGCAGCGCGGCCTGTTGCGAACACGGACGTCTTTTGCGTAGCGCGGCCTGAGGTTGCGGGCGCGGACCTTCCGGCGGGCGTGATCCACCCGAAGCAGATCCTGCGCAGGGTGGTGGAGGGCGTGCGTGATTACGGGAACCGGATGGGGATCCCGACGGTGAATGGCGCGGTGGCGTTTGACCCGGATTACGTCGGGAACCCGCTGGTGTTCGCGGGGTGTGTGGGTCTGATCCCGCTTGACCGTGTCGAGGGTGAACCGGGGCGTGGCGACCGGATCATTGCGGTGGGTGGCGCGACGGGTCGTGACGGGATTCACGGGGCGACGTTCTCGTCGGCGGAACTGACCGATGCGCACGCGGAGGAGTTTTCGCACGCGGTGCAGATCGGCAACCCGATCACGCAGAAAAAACTGCTGGACGCGATCATGGCGGCGCGGGACTGGGTGGACCCGGCGACGGGCTCGCGGCGGTGCCTGTACAGCGCGATCACGGACTGCGGCGCGGGCGGTTTTTCGTCGGCGATCGGCGAGATGGGCGAGAAGATCGGTGCGTCGGTGGAGCTGGATCGTGCGCCTTTGAAGTATGACGGCCTGAGTTACACGGAGATCTGGATCAGCGAGGCGCAGGAGCGGATGGTGCTGGCGGTGCCGGCGGCGGACGTCGAAGCATTCGGCGCGTTGTGTGATGCGGAGGGTGCGGCGTGGTGTGACCTGGGCGAGTTCGGTGTCGGTGAGGTGGATTCGCCCGAGCTGGTGCTGAATTACGGCGGGGTCGAGGTGGGTCGGATGTCGATGGATTTCCTGCACGACGGCGTGCCGAAGACCGAGCGGGCGGCGCATGGCGAGGCGAAGCCTGAGCGAGCGGTATCGGATGCGGCGCTGCCGATAGATCGTGCTGCGGACCTGATGCGTCTGCTGCTGGGGCACCCGACGATCGCGTCGAAGCACTGGATTATCAGGCAGTATGACCACGAGGTTCAGGGTGGTTCGGTGGTGAAGCCGTTGACGGGTGTGGCGGCGGACGGGCCGTCGGACGCGGCGGTGATCCGGCCGAAGCTGGGGAGTCGCAAGGCGGTAGCGCTGGGCGGGGGCCTGGCTCCGCAGCTGTCGGAGAAGTCGGTGGAGCGGGGGACGTCGACGGACGGGGATGCGTACCACGCGGTATTGGCAGCGATTGACGAAGCGGTGCGGAACGTGGTGTGCGTAGGCGCGGACCCGGGTCGTGTGGCGATCCTGGACAACTTCTGCTGGCCGTCGTGTGACGATCCGTCGTCGATGGCGTCGCTGGCGCGTGCGGCGGCGGCGTGTTATCACGGGGCGAAGGCGTACGGGACGCCGTTTGTGTCGGGCAAAGACTCGTTGCACAACCAGTTCACGACGGAGGATGGTCGGCTGATCACGATCCCGTCGACGATGCTGATCACCGCGATGGGGATGGTGACGGACGCGGGGCGGTGTGTGACGAGTGACGCGAAGTCCGCGGGGAGTGTGCTGGTGCTGGTGGGCCCGGTGGGCGATGCGTTGGGCGGAAGTCATCTTGCGGAGGTGGCGGGGTTGTGCGGTTCGGTGCCGAAGGTCGATCTTGCGGTTGGGCCGAGGACGGCGCGGGCGGTGGCGGGTGCTCTTGCGGGCGGGAAGGTGCTATCGGCGCACGACGTGTCGGACGGTGGCCTTGCGGTGTCGTCGTTCGAGATGGCGATGGGCGGGCGTCTGGGGGTGAAGCTGGACTTGTCGTCGCTGGCCGGCGTGCGCTGGGAGGCGGCCCTGTTTGGCGAGGGGCCGTCGCGTTACGTGCTGGAGGTGGACGAATCGGAGGTGGAGGGTGTGCTGGCTGCGCTGACCGAGGCGGGTGCGGAAGCGCGTCGAGTGGGCGTGGTGACGGAAGAGAAAGTGTTCGAGGTGGAGGGTGTGATGTCGGCGTCGATGGCGGAGCTGCGCGGGGTCTGGCTGGGTGTGCTGGATTGGTAG
- the rlmN gene encoding 23S rRNA (adenine(2503)-C(2))-methyltransferase RlmN, whose protein sequence is MTTNGETGGERVHVFGETPESLSEHVAAWGMPRFRARQVLEWVYQRGVIDPALMTNLSKADRALLSERLLFLSGCVVRHQRATDGVQKLLVSWPARQQTGREVGPESGGVRLPVSGVVDDGAMQTECVMIPSENESGGVRKTACISSQAGCPVGCRFCASGLEGLEANLSTGQIVEQVWQLSRMEGVGRISNVVFMGMGEPLSNLAAVTSAIRTLAADWGLGIGARKITVSTVGLPAQIRRLVSLELPITLAISLHAPNDELRRRLIPWAEYVTVEQLLDAGRFYFDQTGREVTLEYILLGGENDREEHARELVVVAKRLRSNVNLIRYNEVEGLPFKRPAKADVLRFQEVLRDAGVNVHIRASRGRDIAAACGQLRYESRGGVSS, encoded by the coding sequence ATGACGACCAATGGCGAGACAGGCGGCGAGCGAGTGCACGTGTTCGGCGAGACCCCTGAGTCGCTCTCCGAGCACGTAGCCGCGTGGGGAATGCCGCGGTTTCGGGCCAGGCAGGTTCTGGAGTGGGTCTACCAGCGGGGCGTGATCGATCCGGCGTTGATGACAAATCTGAGCAAGGCGGACCGTGCGTTGCTGTCGGAGCGATTGCTCTTTCTGAGCGGTTGTGTGGTCAGGCATCAGCGTGCGACGGACGGGGTGCAGAAGCTGCTGGTGTCGTGGCCAGCACGGCAACAGACGGGTCGTGAGGTGGGGCCGGAGAGCGGCGGCGTGCGGCTGCCGGTGTCGGGCGTGGTGGATGATGGCGCGATGCAGACGGAGTGCGTGATGATCCCGTCGGAGAATGAGTCGGGCGGGGTACGGAAGACGGCGTGCATCTCGTCGCAGGCGGGTTGTCCGGTGGGGTGTCGGTTCTGCGCGTCGGGGTTGGAGGGTCTGGAGGCGAATCTGAGTACGGGTCAGATCGTGGAGCAGGTGTGGCAACTCAGCAGGATGGAGGGCGTGGGTCGGATCAGCAACGTGGTATTCATGGGGATGGGCGAACCGCTTTCGAATCTTGCTGCGGTGACGTCGGCGATCCGGACGCTCGCCGCGGACTGGGGCCTGGGGATCGGCGCACGCAAGATCACGGTGTCGACGGTGGGTCTGCCGGCGCAGATCCGTCGGCTGGTGTCGCTTGAGCTGCCGATCACGCTGGCGATCAGCCTGCACGCGCCGAACGATGAATTGCGTCGGCGGCTGATCCCGTGGGCGGAGTACGTGACGGTGGAGCAGTTACTCGACGCGGGCCGATTCTATTTTGATCAGACGGGTCGCGAGGTGACGCTTGAGTACATCCTGCTCGGGGGTGAGAACGATCGGGAGGAGCACGCGCGGGAGTTGGTGGTGGTGGCGAAACGGCTGAGGAGCAACGTGAATCTGATCCGCTACAACGAGGTGGAGGGTCTGCCCTTCAAGCGGCCGGCCAAGGCGGACGTGCTGCGCTTTCAGGAGGTGCTGCGAGATGCGGGCGTGAACGTGCACATCCGTGCGTCGCGCGGGCGTGACATCGCGGCGGCCTGTGGTCAGCTGCGGTATGAGAGTCGGGGCGGGGTATCGTCGTAA
- a CDS encoding metallopeptidase family protein: protein MNALPQALRDRFDRILDHILDHLPEPILDRLDEMPLVVDDEPDPQTLAELGMEPDEELFGLHTGLGLTERSVEDDMVLPDEIRIFRGPIIRYAQEQGDALNEQIRITLLHEIGHHYGLEEEDLDRLGYA, encoded by the coding sequence ATGAACGCACTGCCCCAGGCCCTACGCGATCGCTTCGACCGCATCCTCGATCATATCCTCGACCACCTCCCCGAGCCGATCCTCGACCGACTCGACGAGATGCCCCTCGTCGTCGACGACGAGCCCGACCCCCAGACCCTCGCCGAGCTCGGCATGGAACCCGACGAGGAACTCTTCGGCCTCCACACCGGCCTCGGCCTCACCGAACGCTCCGTCGAAGACGATATGGTCCTCCCCGACGAGATCCGCATCTTCCGCGGACCCATCATCCGATACGCGCAGGAACAAGGCGACGCCCTCAACGAGCAGATCCGTATCACCCTCCTCCACGAGATCGGACACCACTACGGCCTTGAGGAGGAAGACCTCGACCGACTTGGCTACGCCTGA